One stretch of Priestia megaterium DNA includes these proteins:
- a CDS encoding TPM domain-containing protein: MKFLASFALLLSLLCNTVSVAFAAPDIPNPVGDIYVQDFAHLLNDQEKADINQMGKKLDDETKAQVAILTVNSLGDSDVEEYANEAFRKYQLGDKKLNNGVLILLAKKERKIRIEVGYGLEGAITDIKSGKILDSYAIPNLKNEKYDTALESTYKAVYNQVVKEYDLGTDFEQKVPKASPPSDSGVHFTTLQTLLIAAVIVGLLILDFVFFKGAITQFLLNFLVMFGGRGGGGGSGPRGGGGGSSGGGGASRGW; the protein is encoded by the coding sequence ATGAAATTCTTAGCTTCGTTTGCTTTGTTATTGTCTCTTTTATGTAATACGGTAAGCGTTGCTTTTGCTGCACCTGATATTCCGAATCCGGTAGGCGATATTTACGTTCAAGATTTTGCTCATCTGTTAAATGATCAGGAAAAAGCTGATATAAACCAAATGGGCAAAAAGTTAGATGATGAAACCAAAGCTCAAGTCGCTATTCTTACCGTGAATTCATTAGGTGATTCGGATGTAGAAGAGTATGCAAATGAAGCTTTTCGAAAGTACCAACTTGGTGATAAAAAGCTGAATAATGGCGTTCTCATTTTGCTCGCTAAAAAGGAACGAAAAATTCGGATTGAAGTAGGATACGGGCTAGAAGGAGCCATTACCGACATCAAGTCTGGAAAAATTTTAGATTCTTATGCCATTCCTAACTTGAAAAATGAAAAATACGATACGGCTCTAGAAAGTACATACAAAGCTGTTTATAACCAAGTGGTGAAAGAGTATGATTTAGGAACAGATTTTGAACAAAAAGTGCCAAAAGCATCTCCGCCTTCCGATAGCGGTGTTCATTTTACAACACTTCAAACACTACTGATTGCAGCTGTTATTGTGGGCTTGCTTATCCTCGACTTTGTCTTTTTTAAAGGAGCAATCACTCAATTTCTGCTAAACTTCCTTGTCATGTTTGGAGGAAGAGGCGGCGGAGGTGGCAGCGGTCCTCGAGGAGGCGGAGGGGGAAGCTCTGGAGGCGGCGGAGCGAGCCGAGGCTGGTAA
- a CDS encoding polysaccharide deacetylase family protein, whose translation MNRNSPKYVALTFDDGPSAYTAAILKILKRYNVRATFFVVGSEVEKFPKLIRRIHREKHVIGNHTWSHPNITTLSKRELWKEITSTNVQIEKIIGYSPKLFRPPYSSINDTTLAAIKELGMTSVLWNVDSQDWREEDPLAIYQHTIKNLKEKNLIVMHDGDRYGSGARDHIVTSLPKLIKYLIKNDYRFITVPEFQQVAYKIEGWS comes from the coding sequence ATGAACCGAAATTCACCAAAGTATGTTGCGTTAACGTTTGATGATGGACCCTCAGCTTACACGGCTGCTATTTTAAAAATTCTAAAAAGATATAATGTACGTGCGACATTTTTTGTCGTAGGTTCAGAAGTGGAAAAATTTCCAAAGTTGATCCGACGTATTCATAGAGAAAAGCACGTAATCGGAAATCATACGTGGAGTCATCCTAATATCACAACGCTTTCTAAGCGTGAATTGTGGAAAGAAATTACTTCTACAAATGTTCAAATAGAGAAAATAATAGGTTATTCTCCAAAGCTATTTCGTCCACCTTACAGTTCAATAAATGATACAACTCTTGCTGCTATTAAGGAATTGGGAATGACGTCTGTTCTGTGGAATGTAGATAGTCAGGATTGGCGTGAAGAAGATCCATTGGCCATCTATCAACATACTATTAAAAACCTAAAAGAAAAGAATCTTATTGTCATGCACGATGGGGATCGATACGGCAGCGGAGCGAGGGATCACATTGTTACTTCATTGCCGAAACTTATTAAGTATTTAATAAAGAACGATTATCGTTTTATAACGGTTCCTGAATTTCAGCAAGTGGCCTACAAGATCGAAGGATGGTCTTAA
- a CDS encoding nitroreductase family protein: protein MTIKDFNEIALKRRSIKKYDPSVKISREEMEEILTEAMRAPSSVNMQPWRFVVIETPEGKEKLAELAKFNSEQVNTSSAVIAVFGDMNNVEYADEIFGKAVELGYMPQDIKEQQLNFFKPIYENMPKADMKDIVLIDSGLVSMQLMLVARAHGYDTNPIGGYEKELIAEAFGLDKERYVPIMLISIGKAASEGHASYRLPVNTVTTWK, encoded by the coding sequence ATGACTATAAAAGACTTTAACGAAATTGCTTTAAAACGTCGTTCAATTAAAAAATATGATCCTTCAGTAAAAATTAGCCGTGAGGAAATGGAAGAAATCCTTACCGAAGCTATGCGCGCTCCTTCTTCTGTTAATATGCAGCCATGGCGCTTTGTTGTGATTGAAACACCTGAAGGAAAAGAAAAATTAGCTGAACTTGCGAAATTTAACAGCGAACAAGTTAATACATCTTCAGCTGTTATTGCTGTATTTGGTGACATGAACAACGTCGAATATGCAGACGAAATTTTTGGCAAAGCCGTAGAACTTGGCTATATGCCTCAAGACATTAAAGAACAGCAGTTAAATTTCTTCAAGCCAATTTATGAAAACATGCCAAAAGCAGATATGAAAGACATCGTTCTGATTGATTCAGGACTTGTGTCTATGCAGCTTATGCTTGTTGCTCGTGCTCACGGATATGACACAAATCCAATCGGCGGATACGAAAAAGAATTAATCGCAGAAGCATTCGGTCTGGATAAAGAACGTTATGTTCCGATTATGCTTATCTCAATCGGAAAAGCAGCAAGCGAAGGTCATGCTTCTTACCGTTTACCGGTCAATACGGTTACAACTTGGAAATAA
- a CDS encoding LemA family protein has translation MKNKGLIATIIVLVVVAIYGVSSYNSFVSAEENVDNKFSQVDNQLKRRSDLIPNLVETVKGYAKHEQEAIDSVTQARAQLAGAKTPEDKADADQQLSGALNRLLVVVEKYPDLKANENFRSLMDSLEGTENRLAVARKDYNDEVTQYNKSVKRFPKNMLARTFGFDKKPYFEVTNEEKEAPKVDFGSGK, from the coding sequence TTGAAAAACAAAGGTTTGATCGCTACGATCATTGTGTTAGTGGTTGTTGCGATTTACGGAGTGAGCTCTTACAATAGCTTCGTTAGCGCAGAGGAGAATGTAGATAATAAATTTTCCCAAGTAGATAACCAATTAAAAAGACGATCTGATTTAATTCCTAACTTAGTGGAAACTGTAAAAGGCTACGCTAAGCATGAACAGGAAGCAATTGACTCAGTAACTCAGGCAAGAGCGCAGCTAGCGGGAGCGAAAACTCCTGAGGACAAAGCTGATGCTGATCAACAATTAAGCGGCGCATTAAACCGTTTGCTTGTAGTGGTTGAAAAGTACCCGGATTTAAAAGCTAATGAAAACTTCAGAAGCTTAATGGATAGCTTAGAAGGAACTGAAAACCGACTCGCTGTAGCGCGTAAAGACTATAACGATGAAGTCACACAATACAATAAATCCGTTAAGCGATTTCCTAAAAACATGTTAGCGCGTACGTTTGGCTTTGACAAAAAGCCATACTTTGAAGTAACAAATGAAGAGAAAGAAGCGCCGAAAGTTGATTTTGGGAGCGGTAAATGA
- a CDS encoding DUF2254 domain-containing protein: protein MNTFRWIAARKQLSPRAFKDELTSQIWFSPLIYAFFSVLLAALTLFLDYYCKVGEKVPSFFSINMDLTNTLVSTIMPGILSITTFTFNLMLVVFTSFAAQFSPRVLKNFASSKSTQRILGIFIGSFLYTLFVFLFLNSSQVDGYFAIPFVTTALSVFSAGTFVYFINHSVKWLQVNHMTQSMKTASIKAIKTTIREELEIHRTQSSHSEQFSFPEGEKKPVCIQTSGYIQTVNYSQLIHCAKEHNLVIKMEREVGDYVLNGTVLFYYWHRDSIEHDEMDCTVFHQYVHVGKSQTDIQDTTYIITKFVEMAIKSLGNDDFKTAVNSIHQISDILREICDASQFSSYLVDDKGVIRMVIPDKKFEDFLYDGFANIRHYARRNIIITMELLKTLGNLAEAIGPAYYDDIWEFAVYTSQGFEEEYLFVQDKKYFLHILYDLAISTEKEEQYEQITKQMNE from the coding sequence ATGAATACATTTAGATGGATAGCTGCAAGGAAACAGCTTTCTCCTCGTGCTTTTAAAGATGAGTTAACTAGTCAAATATGGTTTAGTCCCTTAATTTATGCTTTTTTTTCTGTTCTTTTAGCTGCACTGACGCTGTTTCTTGACTATTATTGCAAAGTAGGAGAGAAAGTTCCTTCATTTTTTTCAATTAACATGGATTTAACGAATACGTTAGTGAGCACAATTATGCCTGGAATTCTATCAATTACGACGTTTACGTTTAATTTAATGCTTGTTGTGTTTACATCATTTGCAGCTCAGTTTTCTCCGCGCGTGTTAAAAAACTTTGCTTCTTCTAAATCTACTCAGCGAATTCTGGGGATTTTTATAGGGAGTTTTTTGTATACACTTTTTGTCTTTCTCTTTTTAAACAGTTCTCAAGTAGACGGGTATTTTGCGATTCCGTTTGTGACGACGGCGCTATCGGTTTTTAGTGCGGGCACGTTTGTCTACTTTATTAATCACTCTGTTAAGTGGCTGCAAGTAAATCATATGACTCAATCGATGAAAACAGCGTCCATAAAAGCAATTAAGACAACAATCCGCGAGGAACTGGAGATTCATCGAACGCAGTCTAGTCATAGTGAACAATTTTCCTTTCCAGAAGGAGAGAAAAAGCCGGTATGTATTCAAACATCTGGCTATATTCAAACAGTGAACTACAGCCAATTGATTCACTGTGCCAAAGAGCATAATTTAGTCATAAAAATGGAGCGTGAAGTAGGGGATTATGTGCTTAACGGAACCGTATTGTTTTATTATTGGCATAGAGATTCGATAGAGCATGATGAAATGGATTGCACCGTTTTTCACCAATATGTCCATGTAGGGAAATCTCAAACTGATATTCAAGACACTACGTATATTATTACGAAGTTTGTGGAGATGGCGATTAAATCATTAGGAAATGATGACTTCAAAACGGCGGTTAACTCGATTCACCAAATTAGCGATATTCTTCGGGAAATTTGTGACGCTAGCCAATTTTCTTCTTACTTAGTTGATGATAAAGGCGTCATACGAATGGTGATACCAGACAAAAAGTTTGAGGACTTTTTATATGATGGATTTGCCAATATCCGGCACTATGCTAGACGTAATATTATCATTACAATGGAGCTGCTTAAAACGCTTGGAAATCTCGCTGAAGCCATTGGTCCAGCTTATTACGACGACATTTGGGAGTTTGCCGTCTACACGTCTCAAGGCTTTGAAGAAGAATATTTATTTGTTCAAGATAAAAAATATTTTTTACATATTCTTTATGATTTAGCTATTTCTACAGAAAAGGAAGAGCAATATGAACAAATAACTAAACAAATGAACGAGTAA
- the gdh gene encoding glucose 1-dehydrogenase, with translation MYTDLKDKVVVVTGGSKGLGRAMAVRFGQEQSKVVVNYRSNEDEALEVKKEIEQAGGQAIIVRGDVTKEEDVVNLVETAVKEFGTLDVMINNAGVENPVPSHELSLENWNQVIDTNLTGAFLGSREAIKYFVENDIKGNVINMSSVHEMIPWPLFVHYAASKGGMKLMTETLALEYAPKGIRVNNIGPGAIDTPINAEKFADPEQRADVESMIPMGYIGNTEEIASVAAFLASSQASYVTGITLFADGGMTKYPSFQAGRG, from the coding sequence ATGTATACAGATTTAAAAGATAAAGTAGTTGTTGTAACAGGCGGATCAAAAGGATTAGGCCGAGCAATGGCCGTTCGTTTTGGTCAAGAACAGTCAAAAGTGGTTGTAAACTACCGAAGCAATGAAGATGAAGCGCTAGAAGTAAAAAAAGAAATTGAACAAGCTGGCGGTCAAGCGATTATTGTTCGAGGTGACGTAACAAAAGAAGAAGACGTTGTGAATCTTGTAGAGACAGCTGTTAAAGAATTTGGTACATTAGACGTTATGATTAATAATGCAGGTGTTGAAAATCCCGTTCCTTCTCATGAATTATCATTAGAAAATTGGAATCAAGTCATCGATACAAACTTAACAGGCGCGTTTTTAGGAAGCCGTGAAGCGATTAAATATTTCGTTGAAAATGACATTAAAGGAAACGTTATTAACATGTCTAGCGTTCACGAAATGATTCCTTGGCCACTATTTGTTCACTATGCAGCAAGTAAAGGGGGTATGAAACTAATGACGGAAACATTGGCTCTTGAATATGCGCCAAAAGGTATCCGCGTGAATAACATTGGACCTGGTGCAATCGATACGCCAATCAACGCTGAAAAATTCGCAGATCCAGAGCAGCGTGCAGACGTAGAAAGCATGATTCCAATGGGTTACATCGGCAACACGGAAGAAATCGCATCAGTTGCAGCATTCTTAGCATCATCACAAGCAAGCTATGTAACAGGTATTACACTATTTGCTGATGGCGGTATGACAAAATATCCTTCTTTCCAAGCGGGAAGAGGTTAA
- a CDS encoding aldehyde dehydrogenase: MNNYQELTKKQLSFFRSGKTKDVAFRIETLKKLRELVVRHEDDILKAVKADLNKPEFEAKRAEVGLVLSEIDFAVKNLAEWAAPKEVETPSTHAGAKSYIYQDPYGLALVIAPWNYPFQLAVSPVVGAIAAGNCVVLKPSELTPHTSSLLAKMFNENFPEEYMTVVEGEVETSTALLKENFDYIFFTGSTMVGKIVAEAAAKHLTPVTLELGGKSPTIVHEDANIEEAAKRIARGKFANAGQTCVAPDYILVQRNVKDELLAKLKEVVTNTYGEDVSQNLDFPHVVSEKHFDRLSNFLTNGNVVMGGKTDRSRLFIEPTVLDNILWENDVMQDEIFGPILPVMVYDEISEVIEAIVKRPKPLALYLFSEDEAVQDQILNSVSFGGGSINDTINHMTSHYLPFGGVGDSGMGAYHGKASFDTFSHAKSILKRSNK; the protein is encoded by the coding sequence ATGAATAACTATCAAGAACTTACAAAAAAACAACTTTCATTCTTTCGCAGCGGTAAAACAAAAGACGTTGCGTTCCGTATCGAAACGCTAAAGAAATTAAGAGAACTTGTTGTACGTCATGAAGACGACATTTTAAAAGCAGTAAAAGCTGATCTTAACAAACCAGAATTTGAAGCAAAACGTGCAGAAGTTGGTCTTGTGCTAAGCGAAATCGACTTTGCAGTTAAGAATCTTGCAGAATGGGCAGCGCCAAAAGAAGTAGAAACACCATCTACTCACGCCGGAGCAAAAAGCTATATTTATCAAGATCCGTACGGTTTAGCTCTAGTGATTGCACCTTGGAACTATCCGTTCCAACTTGCTGTATCACCAGTAGTAGGCGCGATTGCTGCAGGTAACTGCGTGGTGTTAAAGCCTTCTGAATTAACACCTCATACGTCAAGCCTTCTTGCTAAGATGTTTAATGAAAACTTCCCTGAAGAATACATGACTGTAGTCGAAGGTGAAGTGGAAACAAGCACTGCTTTACTAAAAGAAAACTTTGATTACATCTTCTTTACAGGAAGTACAATGGTCGGCAAAATTGTGGCAGAAGCTGCTGCTAAACATTTAACGCCTGTTACGCTAGAGCTAGGTGGAAAAAGTCCTACAATTGTACACGAAGATGCAAATATTGAAGAAGCGGCAAAACGTATTGCGCGTGGAAAATTTGCAAATGCTGGTCAAACTTGCGTAGCGCCAGACTACATTCTTGTTCAACGAAATGTAAAAGACGAGCTGCTAGCTAAGTTAAAAGAAGTGGTAACAAACACGTACGGTGAAGATGTTTCACAAAATCTAGATTTCCCTCACGTGGTGAGCGAAAAACATTTTGATCGCCTCAGCAATTTCTTAACGAACGGAAATGTCGTGATGGGAGGCAAAACGGACCGTTCTCGTCTGTTCATTGAGCCAACCGTTCTTGACAACATCTTATGGGAAAACGATGTGATGCAAGATGAAATCTTTGGACCAATTCTTCCAGTGATGGTATACGATGAAATCTCAGAAGTGATTGAGGCAATCGTAAAACGTCCAAAACCATTAGCACTTTATCTTTTCTCTGAAGATGAAGCAGTCCAAGATCAAATTTTAAACAGCGTGTCATTCGGCGGCGGTTCTATTAACGATACGATTAACCATATGACATCTCACTACCTTCCATTTGGCGGCGTTGGTGACAGCGGAATGGGTGCGTATCACGGAAAAGCAAGCTTTGATACATTTTCACATGCAAAAAGCATCTTAAAACGTTCAAATAAATAA
- a CDS encoding DUF4003 family protein codes for MLKLLLKYYVYKLTTNKGRVDMLPETIQQKVDQYSDFYTRLKNELKWKVADPKQFMGIASMYVVKGKLLQLQPYIELSDYIKNQVGMFSTLKSSQRFTIAAMLDTRYENPKETFHEFLDVYDQLVQGGFTRGAFTYIAASAMLSNESSRSHKEMVRRSVEIYQGMKKKHLFLTSSGDVPLAVLLAETSEFVDDLMHEIEHFYTTLAQYGFKRGNDLQFLSHILAIDKNLHGDTLIERCLAVKETCESAGIKVKAMHYPVIGLLALFEKPENEIEIIYEVVKQLNTDKLFKWHKDINVMLAVNLVISEKLKDSGVVETGIYTSIETIIQAQQAAMIAVIASTSAVATTTTT; via the coding sequence ATGTTGAAACTTCTGTTGAAGTATTACGTATATAAACTAACAACTAATAAAGGACGTGTTGATATGCTACCGGAAACGATTCAACAAAAAGTAGATCAGTATAGTGATTTTTATACACGTTTAAAAAATGAGCTTAAATGGAAAGTGGCAGATCCGAAGCAGTTTATGGGCATCGCTTCTATGTATGTAGTGAAAGGCAAATTACTTCAGCTGCAGCCTTATATTGAGTTAAGTGACTATATTAAAAATCAAGTAGGAATGTTTTCTACATTAAAATCATCACAGCGGTTTACGATCGCAGCCATGCTAGATACCCGCTATGAGAATCCAAAAGAAACGTTTCATGAATTTCTGGATGTATATGATCAATTGGTACAAGGCGGGTTTACTAGAGGCGCATTTACGTATATCGCGGCTTCCGCTATGCTGTCGAATGAGTCAAGTCGAAGTCATAAAGAAATGGTTCGAAGGTCAGTAGAAATTTATCAAGGCATGAAAAAAAAGCATCTCTTCCTCACATCAAGCGGTGATGTACCTCTTGCTGTGCTATTAGCTGAAACGAGCGAATTTGTTGATGATCTGATGCATGAAATTGAACACTTCTATACCACATTGGCACAGTATGGATTTAAAAGAGGGAATGACCTTCAATTTTTAAGTCATATTCTCGCAATCGATAAAAATTTACATGGGGATACCCTTATTGAAAGATGCCTAGCAGTAAAAGAAACCTGTGAATCGGCAGGCATTAAAGTGAAAGCGATGCATTATCCAGTCATTGGCTTATTAGCACTGTTTGAAAAACCAGAAAATGAAATTGAAATCATTTATGAAGTGGTGAAACAGTTAAATACAGACAAACTTTTTAAGTGGCATAAAGACATCAATGTTATGCTCGCGGTTAATTTGGTTATAAGTGAAAAGCTGAAGGATTCTGGAGTGGTCGAAACAGGCATCTACACATCGATTGAAACAATTATTCAAGCTCAGCAAGCAGCTATGATAGCGGTTATTGCGAGCACTTCAGCAGTTGCTACTACGACTACTACTTGA
- a CDS encoding MBL fold metallo-hydrolase, with product MKITHIRNATLIVEYGGKTFLIDPMLAEKGTYPPFPNSIRQDQNNPLVNLPISVEEIIDGVDAVIVTHLHLDHFDDAAKQALPKDIKMFVQNEEDAAVVKDAGFKNVEVLTQNTVFEDIQLIKTKGEHGRGEILKRTGLVCGVVLKHKSEKTLYVAGDTVWYSAVGEEINTHKPEVIVVNGGDNQFLEGGSLVMGKEDIYEVYKAAPHATIISVHMEAVNHWMLSREELKSFIKEKEMASRVFVPNDGKVYAF from the coding sequence ATGAAGATTACACATATTCGTAATGCTACTCTAATTGTTGAATACGGGGGAAAAACGTTTTTAATTGATCCCATGTTAGCGGAAAAAGGCACTTACCCTCCTTTCCCAAATTCAATCAGACAAGATCAAAACAACCCTTTAGTGAACTTACCGATATCCGTTGAAGAGATTATTGATGGTGTAGATGCAGTTATTGTCACTCACCTCCATTTAGACCATTTTGACGATGCGGCTAAACAGGCTTTGCCAAAGGACATCAAAATGTTCGTTCAAAATGAAGAAGATGCCGCAGTAGTGAAAGATGCTGGTTTTAAAAATGTAGAAGTACTTACACAAAACACCGTTTTTGAAGACATTCAATTAATCAAAACAAAAGGAGAGCACGGAAGAGGAGAAATTTTAAAGCGTACCGGTTTAGTATGCGGCGTTGTTCTTAAACACAAGAGCGAAAAAACGCTTTATGTAGCTGGTGATACGGTATGGTATTCCGCTGTTGGAGAAGAAATCAACACACATAAACCAGAGGTCATTGTCGTAAACGGCGGAGATAATCAATTTTTAGAAGGCGGTTCTCTTGTGATGGGGAAAGAAGATATTTACGAAGTATACAAAGCCGCTCCTCATGCTACGATTATTTCTGTCCATATGGAAGCTGTAAATCACTGGATGTTATCACGAGAAGAATTAAAAAGCTTTATCAAAGAAAAAGAAATGGCGTCCCGCGTCTTTGTTCCAAATGATGGCAAGGTTTATGCTTTTTAA
- a CDS encoding histidine kinase N-terminal 7TM domain-containing diguanylate cyclase: protein MNLDLTAYITLICTSGVLNLYLCFYVFIKRHHYANIAHLFILHTGFTTVYCIGAAFSLLSVNLEEMKFWTVIQYVGMPFSPPAGLLFVMQYVGIKVRKKHIFALFIIPFISLIMVATNDWHHLHYRVFEVDPVLGAPYIYQEIGTWYMIHGMFIFSSMFVAFLLAVYRWKETAKAYRLQLIALMVGQLVPIVTAFVYLMGFTPQGIDPVPMVLWVSSSLYLWSINSSRMFTVMPVAKDAIFNSINDGVIVLDEAYRLIEFNLASKNMFPQLKKAMFGKRFADIWFTLSGSSFPFTLENKKSSQELQLFSADQSQYTYQVRTSPLQYANNSHGLLLIFTDITELKRLQLKLENQAYYDELTQIYNRRAFFQYSKQAFDEAKQSASSFTLLLLDIDYFKKVNDTYGHYTGDQVLVHAVKSCQSVLPQGALFARYGGEEFVLALKGYTLSEGETLAEQIRRHIETQPLLINEEAISVTLSLGVAQAEKQENETLDELLNKADIALYAAKQHGRNQVRVYKEIKEILKRT from the coding sequence GTGAATTTAGATTTAACAGCTTATATAACGCTTATCTGCACGTCCGGTGTTCTTAATCTATACTTATGTTTTTACGTATTCATTAAGCGTCACCACTACGCTAACATTGCGCATTTATTTATTCTTCATACGGGCTTCACCACCGTTTATTGTATTGGTGCGGCATTTAGCTTACTATCTGTTAACCTCGAGGAAATGAAATTTTGGACCGTTATTCAATACGTGGGCATGCCTTTTTCACCTCCTGCAGGACTGCTGTTTGTTATGCAGTATGTCGGCATAAAGGTGAGGAAAAAACATATTTTTGCACTTTTTATCATTCCGTTTATTAGTTTGATCATGGTCGCAACAAATGACTGGCATCACCTTCATTACCGAGTGTTTGAAGTTGACCCAGTTTTAGGTGCTCCTTACATTTATCAAGAAATTGGGACCTGGTACATGATTCATGGAATGTTCATCTTTTCGTCTATGTTTGTTGCTTTTTTACTCGCCGTTTACCGCTGGAAAGAAACAGCCAAAGCTTACCGCCTGCAGTTAATTGCATTAATGGTCGGGCAATTAGTCCCTATCGTCACAGCTTTTGTCTATTTAATGGGCTTTACGCCGCAGGGAATTGATCCAGTTCCGATGGTTTTATGGGTTTCTTCTTCTTTATATTTATGGTCCATTAACTCATCGCGTATGTTTACAGTCATGCCCGTTGCTAAAGATGCGATATTTAACAGCATCAATGACGGTGTTATCGTGCTTGATGAAGCTTACAGATTAATTGAATTTAACTTAGCGTCGAAGAACATGTTTCCGCAGCTAAAAAAAGCAATGTTTGGAAAACGTTTTGCTGATATTTGGTTCACGCTATCGGGCAGTTCATTTCCTTTTACATTAGAAAATAAAAAAAGCAGTCAAGAGCTGCAGCTTTTTTCTGCGGATCAATCTCAGTATACGTATCAAGTTCGCACCTCTCCTTTGCAGTATGCTAACAACAGTCACGGCTTGCTGCTTATTTTTACGGATATCACGGAGCTAAAAAGACTTCAGCTAAAGCTTGAAAATCAGGCTTATTACGATGAGCTGACGCAAATTTATAATCGCAGGGCATTTTTTCAGTACAGCAAGCAAGCATTCGATGAAGCAAAACAGTCCGCATCTTCTTTTACGCTTCTTTTACTTGATATTGATTATTTTAAAAAAGTGAACGATACGTATGGTCATTATACCGGCGATCAGGTGCTTGTACATGCCGTAAAATCCTGCCAGTCCGTATTACCGCAAGGAGCCCTTTTTGCTCGGTACGGCGGTGAAGAATTTGTACTCGCGCTAAAGGGCTATACTTTATCCGAAGGCGAAACGCTTGCTGAACAAATTCGCCGTCACATCGAGACTCAGCCCTTGCTGATTAATGAAGAAGCGATCTCTGTTACGCTAAGTCTTGGAGTAGCACAAGCGGAAAAACAAGAAAATGAAACGTTAGATGAGCTGTTGAATAAAGCAGATATCGCCCTGTACGCTGCCAAACAACATGGACGCAACCAAGTACGTGTATATAAAGAGATAAAAGAAATCCTAAAAAGAACCTAA